From the Polaribacter gangjinensis genome, the window TCCAAATGATTGTAATTAAAAAAATGAGCGATATGTTAATAATTGTTATCAAAACAAATCTTTATTAGCAAAGATACAAAATTAACCGTGAATTTTAGCAGTTGTTCCTCTAACTTTCATCATTTCAGCTTCATACTTTAGTAAAGCATGCCATTTTTTATCAACAATTTCGCGATCTTGGTATTCGCGTGCAAATTGTAAAAAAGTAGTGTAATGATTTGCTTCTGAAATCATTAGGTTTTTATAAAACTTTTTCAATTCATCATCTTCCATGTTTTCAGAAAAAACTTTGAAACGTTCGCAACTGCGAGCTTCAATCAATGCAGCAACCAATAAACGCTGAATCAAAGCATCTGTTCTATCTTTTGTTTTTGGAAAAAATTTTTGCAACTGTACAGCATAATCATTCTTTTGTTCTCTGCCCAAAACCATGCCTCTTTTCACCATTAATAAATGCACCATTTTAAAATGTTGCATTTCTTCAATAGCAATATTGCTCATTTCTTTCACAAGTTCAGTTTCTTCGGAATAATTAATGATGATAGAAACGGCATTGGATGCTGCTTTTTGTTCTAAAAAAGCATGATCTGTAAGTATTTGTTCTAAATTATCTTTGGCAATATCTGCCCAAGAAGTGGTAGTTTCGAATTGCAAACCTAACATAATGAGTATTTTTACATAAATGCTGCAAATTTAGGTTGATTCTAAAAATTTTGATTGATTTTCATTGAATTTTTGAAAAAAATATCATCTTTTAATTTTTATCAGTCACAAACATTCTTATTTTTACCGTTTTACAGATATATGTTAGAATTAGCAGGAATCATCATTTTAGGAATATTGGCGCAATGGGTTGCATGGAAATTTAAAATCCCAGCAATTCTTCCATTAATTTTAATTGGATTATTAGTTGGACCCATAGCTGCAGCGTATATTACTGAGGATGGTTCTAAATGGATTGAGCCCATTTGGAATGGTGAAAAAGGTTTATTTCCTGGAGATTATTTATACAATTTTGTGTCATTAGCCATCAGTATTATTTTATTTGAAGGAGGTTTGACATTGAAAAGAGATGAAATTAAAAACGTTGGACCTGTCATCAGTAAATTAATCACTTTAGGCGCTGCAATTACTTTTTTTGGTGCTGGAATTGTAGCGCATAAAATTTTTAACTTAAGTTGGGAACTTTCATTTTTATTTTCAGGATTGATTATTGTTACAGGTCCTACAGTAATTACACCAATTTTAAGAAATATTCCGTTAAAAAAAGATATTTCAACTGTTTTAAAATGGGAGGGAATTTTGATAGATCCAATTGGAGCTTTAGTAGCGGTTTTAGTTTTTGAATTTATCACTGTGGGTGGTGAAAGTGGTTTTACGAAGACAGCATTTATTGAGTTTGGAAAAATTTTGTTATTCGGAACAACTTTTGGTTTTACGTTTGCACATGCGTTGGCGTATGTAATCAATAAAAAAATGATTCCTCATTATTTATTGAATGTTGCCTCGTTGTCAACAGTACTTTTAGTGTTTGTAGAATCAGAACTTTTTGCACACGAATCTGGTTTATTGGCTGTGGTTGTAATGGGAATGGTTTTAGGAAATGGCAAATTGAAAAACATCAAAGAATTGCTCTATTTCAAAGAATCTTTGAGTGTTTTATTGATATCAATTTTATTCATTTTACTAGCGGCAAATATGAATATTGAAGAGTTAATGCTTTTATATTCATGGAAAACATTGGCTTTATTTGCAATTGTTGTTTTTGTAATTCGTCCTTTGGCTGTTTTTGCAAGTACCATCAATTCAAAGTTAAAATTCAATGAAAAAATCTTTATAAGTTGGGTAGGACCAAGAGGAATTGTGGCAGCAGGAATTGCCTCTTTATTCGGAAGTAAATTGTTGAAACAAGGTGTAGAAGGTGCAGAATACATTACACCTTTGGTTTTTATGATTGTTCTTGGAACCGTACTTTTAAATGCAACAACTGCTCGTTTTTTTGCGAGAATTGTGGGCGTTTTTCTAAAAAAATCAGATGGAATTTTAATTGTTGGCGCTTCAAATCCTGCAAGATTGATAGCAAGTTATTTGCGAGATAAAGGAAAAAGAATTGTTATTATTGACGCTAACAAACAATTTATTGAGCAAGCTTTGGAAGACAATTTAGAAGCATTGAATGTAAATATTTATGATGATGAATTGACAGATAATATCGAGTTGAATGATGTGGGATATTTAATTGCATTAACTGCAAATGATACTGTAAACAAACAAGCTTTAGAAAACTTTTCTGAAATTTTTGGTGAACATGGTTCCTTTAAAATTGCCTCATCAACTGAAATTAATGAAGCTTCTGCCGAAGAAAAACTCCATTTTTTTACACCAAAAGACGATTATATCAATTTAAGTGAAGCTTACAGAGAAAATCCAGTAATTCATCAAGTAAAAATTGCTGATGAAAAACAATACAAAGAGGTATTGAATATGTTATATAATGAAGAAAAATCTATTCCGTTGTTTATTGAAAAAGGAACAGGATTGTATTTAATTACGGAATATGAGAGAGATCAAATGCCTAAAAAAGAATTGATTTTGTCATACCTAGGTAAAAAAATCGTTTAAATCTTATAAATCCAATTCAAAAGTTTCGCGCAATTTCTCAATCAAAGGATTTTTTTCTTTCATTTTATTGAACTTTTCTTGAGGTGTGTAAGCAAACTTTTTTGAAATCGTTTCATCTAAAATTACAGTAATATCAATGCCGTAATTATTGAGTTTTTCTCTCAAAAAGTGCAATAAATTAGGTCTTCCTTTTAAAAATTGATCTTGCATCAACGAATTGGAAACAGTGCATGAAATTTGAAAATTTTCCCCCAAAGTTGGCTTTCCTAAGTTTAGAATAGCAGCCATGCTTTGTTCGCCCTTTTTCTCTAAAAGCATTGCATATTCTTTCCAATACAATTCTAATTGTTTTAGTGTAAAAACTGTTTTAGGATAGTCATCATAATTTTCTTCAACTACTGATTTTTCAACTTCTTTGGGTTGAAATACACTTTTTAAAGATAGCGAAGATTCTCTTTTTTGAAACTTTTCTAAAAGGGGTTTTTTAGTTTCAACAACAGTTTCTGTGATTGTTTTTTCAACAATTACAGGACTTTCAAGTGGCTTTTTGGGAGTTTCTCTAACAACTTCTTTTTTAGCAGGCATCAATGCTTGAAAAAAAGTAGCTGGAATTATGAAGTTAGCTGGTTTTTTTTTTTCTCCATCAAAAGTGATAGAGGCAATTTGCATTAAGGTCAATTCCACCAGCAATCGTTGATTTTTACTCGTTTTGTAATTCAAATCGCAATTATTGGCTTTGTCGATAGCTTCCATCAAAAATGAAATGCTTGCTTTGGTGGCTTGTGCCAAATATTTTTGTTTGGCAGTATCACCAACTTCCAACAAATCAATGGTAATTTTATCTTTAGCAACTAATAAATCTCTAAAATGACTTGCCAAACCATTGATAAAATGATGTCCTTCAAATCCTTTTGATAAAATAATATTAAAAGCATTCAACACTTCAGGAATGTTGTTTGCTAACAACAAATCTGTCATTGAGAAATACGTATCGTAATCCAGTACATTTAAGTTTTCAGCAACTGCTTCACGTGTTAAATTTTTTCCTGAAAAACTGACAACTCTATCAAAAATAGACAAAGCATCACGCATAGCGCCATCTGCTTTTTGAGCAATTATGTGTAACGCATCATCATCAGCAGTAATTCCTTCGTTTTCACAAATGGTTTTCAAGTAGTTTTTGGCATCTAAAACACTAATTCTTTTAAAATCAAAAATTTGACAACGAGATAAAATCGTAGGAATGATTTTATGTTTTTCGGTAGTTGCTAAAATAAAAATGGCGTGTGCAGGTGGCTCTTCTAAGGTTTTTAAAAAAGCATTGAAAGCCGATTGTGAGAGCATGTGCACCTCATCAATAATATATACTTTGTATTTTCCTGTTTGTGGCGGAATGCGAACTTGATCGGTTAAACTGCGAATGTCATCAACAGAGTTGTTGGATGCAGCATCCAATTCAAAAATATTGAAAGCAAAATCCTCGTCTTCAGAAATTGATGTTCCTTGCAGGTTGATTTTTTTAGCTAAAATTCGAGCACAAGAAGTTTTTCCAACTCCTCTTGGTCCTGTAAAAAGTAGGGCTTGTGCTAAGTGATTGCTTTTAATAGCGTTTTCTAGCGTATTCGTAATTGCTTGTTGCCCAACAACATCCTCAAAATTTTGAGGGCGATATTTGCGCGCAGAAACAATAAAAGGCTCCATATTTTTTAATTGGTCAACAAAAATACATATCTAAGCTGTGTTTTACAAGATGGATTCTTAACAAATTATGAAAGTTGTAAACAAATTGTAAATAGTTTAATTTTGATACGACTTAGCTAGAGTTGCAGAGCTGCAAAGTTTCAAAGTTCCAGAGATTATATTATCTAAAATAAAAATAACACATAATGAAAATTTTATTTACAACGACAGTATTCCTATTAATGTCTTGTTTAGGAGTTGCTAAAAACGAGCAAAATCGGTCAAAAGAAATGTACAAACCATCACAAGAAACTAAAGTTGCTTATTTTGCAAGTGGTTGTTTTTGGTGTGTAGAAGCCATTTTCGAGAGTGTAAAAGGAGTAGAGGAGGCAGTTTCTGGATATGCAGGGGGTCATACTAAAAATCCTACCTACGAATCAACAGGAAGAGGAGATACAGGTCATGCAGAAACAGTGGCTGTGTACTACAATCCGAAATTGGTATCGTTTGAAACCTTGGTAAAAGTGTATTATGGATCTCATGATCCAACCACTGTAAATGGGCAACATCCTGATTATGGGAGCCAATATCGTTCTATTGCATTTTATACCAATGAACAAGAAAAAGCGATTATCAATAATATGATTGCAACCTTGAATAAAGAGGTTTATAATGGAAAAGTAGCTACCGAGGTTCAAAAATTTAACAAGTTTTACAAAGCTGAAGAATACCATCAAGATTTTGAAAAACGCAATCCGAATCAACCTTATGTGAAAGCAGTTTCCATACCGAGATTGAATCGTTTTAAAAAGAAATTTCCGGAATTGTTAAAGGAAAAAGAAAAATTCTAATAAAAAAAAACCTCACAAATCGTGAGGTTTTTTTTTATTAGAAGATATTATTCTTTTACTTCAGGTTCTTTTAAGCCCAATTTTTTCATTACTAATTTAGTAATGTCAAATTTTTCATCCATATAGGCAAATTGATTTCCTTGCACTGTTAAGATTTGAGTATATCCATTTTCTTTAGCAACCAAATCTATGGCATCATTCAGTTTTTTATACAAAGGACGCATCAATTCGTTTTGTTTTAATTGCATCAATTTTGAGCCATTTTCTTGGTATTTTTGAATGTCTTGCTCCATGGTTTGGATTTCTGTAATCAATGTTTTTTTCATCAATTCGCCATATTCTTTTTCATTTTTTTTGTAATCATCCACTTTTGCTTGATATTCTTGCATTTTTATAGAAAAAGACGAGTCTAATTTTTGACCATATTCTTGTGCCATTTTTACCACAATTTTGGCTTCAGGCATTAAATTAATGATATATTCATTATCAATAGTACCTAATTTGGTTTGAGCAAAAGCGACACTTGCCATTAAAAGAGCTCCTAATAAAACTAATTTTGATTTCATGATTGTTATTTTGATTCGCAAAGATATAAAAGTGAGTGAACTACAAAAGCGTTCTTCGTTAAAAAGTAGCCAATCTTTCAGAAATTGCCTTTATAATTAGCTGGGAATTCGTTTTATAATCAAACCACAAAATTCGGTCATCTTTTCGAAACCACGTTAATTGTCGTTTCGCAAATCTGCGCGTATTTTTTTTTATTTCTTCAATGGCAAAATCTAAGGTAATTTTTCCATCAAAATAATCAAACAACTCTCTGTAACCAACTGTTTGTAGTGCGTTTAGATTTTTGTAAGGATATAATTTTTTAGCTTCTTCTAGCAATCCTTTTTGCATCATATGATCAACTCGTTGATTTATTCTGCTGTAAATTTCACTTCTTTCTGCAGTTAAACCAATCAGAATTGTATTGAAATCTCTTGCTTGTTTTTGTTTGTTTTTAAATGAAGAATATGGTTTTTGAGTGCCCAAACAAATTTCTAAAGCTCTCATAATTCTGTGAGGATTGTCTATTGCAATGGTTTCAAAGCTTTCTATATCAAGCGTTTTGAGTTGTGATTGCAAATAGGCAATGCCTTTTTCTTGGAGCTCTTGTTTGAGTTTTTCACGAATTGACGCATCAACCTCTGGAAAATCATCCAAACCATTTAACACAGCATTCACATACAATCCACTGCCACCAACCATTATTTGAATCGGATTTTTTGAAAAAAGGAACTCCAACGTTTTTAAACTATCTCTTTCAAATTGACCTACATTGTAATCCTCAAAAATGGATATATTTTGGATGAAATGATGTGTTGCAGCAGTCAACTCTTCAGGTTCAGGAACTGCTGTGCCAATGGTCATTTCTTTGTAAAATTGGCGCGAATCACAAGAGATAATATCACAATTGAAATGATTTGCCAATTCAATACTCAAGGCAGTTTTACCAATGGCTGTTGGGCCAACAATAGTGATAAGTGTTTTTGTTTGTTGAGAATTCATGAATGTAATTTACTGCCGCAATTATAGCAATGTTTAGCGTTTTCTTTGTGATGTTCAATGGCACAATTTGGACAAACTTCGGTATTATTTTCAATTTCTTGATTGTTTTTTGTCATTTCTGAACTTACAATTCCAGTTGGAATTGCAATGATGGCATATCCTAAAATCATAATAATACTTGCTATGAATTGTCCAAAAGGAGTTTGTGGAGTAATATCACCAAAACCAACAGTAGTTAACGTTACAATTGCCCAATAAATACTTTTTGGAATATTGGTAAAGCCATTTTCTTGACCTTCAATGATATACATGATAGTTCCTAAAATGGTACAAAGTATAATGACAAAAAATAAAAATACAGCAATTTTTGTTTTGCTTGCTTTTAGTGCAATAATCAGTCTGTTTGATGCACCAACATAACGTGTTAATTTTAAAATCCTAAAGACTCGTAATAAACGCAAAGCTCTCAATGCAATCAAATTATGTGAGCCTACAATGATAAAAGACAGGTATTTTGGAATTGTAGAAAGCAAATCAATAATTCCATAAAAGCTGAATATATAGGAGAGTGGTTTTTTAATAGAAATGACACGCAAAATATATTCGATGGTAAATAAAATGGTAATAATCCATTCTGAGATATTTAAAATGGTATAATATTTTTCATTGATAGATTTTACACTTTCTAACATCACCAATAATACACTTGCAAGAATAAAGATGAGTAGGATAACATCAAAAAGTTTTCCTTCTTTGGTTTCTGCTTCATAAATTATTCCATGAAGTCTCGTTTTCCAGTCTTTTTTTGGCTCAGTTTCTTTCAAAATGCATTCAAATTGGTATTGCAATACTACAAATATTTTGTGAGACTGAATTTTTTTCTATTGATTTTCTCTTTATTTATAAGGGTTTGTAAAAAAAAAAATAAAAAAAATCAACTTTTTTAAAACCGTAACTTTAATTCTCTCGTAAGTATGTGTGAGAAACAAATTAAAACAAACATTAAAAACTCACACAATGAAAAAAACAAAAATTTTAGCAGTAACCATTTTCACGGCGATTATTGGTTTAGTAGCAATTGCAGCAGATCACATTGATGCTCCTGCAACACAAGGAACAAGCGCAGACATTACAGATTTCTACGCTTTTCAAGGTGAAGACACCAACAATTTAGTATTTGTTGCTAACATTCAAGGATTGTTAAGTCCTACAGCAACAGCAAGTGCATCATTTGATGAAAATGTAATGATTGAATTCAACATTGATACCAATGATGATAAAATCGAAGATTTGGTAATTCAGGCAATTCCAAGAGATGGTAAAATGTATTTCTTTGGACCTTCAGCACCAGCTTCACCAGGATTAAACAGTTTTGTAAATGTAATGGCAACAAAATCAGAAGTAGCAATTACTCCTTATGGTTCAAATGCTATTATTGCAAACCAAAATGGAATGAAATTTTTTGCAGGACCTAGAGATGATCCTTTCTTTATGGATTTTGCTCAATATGGAGCAATATTGGCAGGCAATGCAACAGGTTTCAACAATCCAGGAGCAGATACATTTGCAGGATCTAATGTGTTATCAATCGTAGTGGAAGTTCCAAAAAGTAGTATTGGAGGCTCAGGAAGTATCAATACTTGGGTTGAAGCAAAAACAAAACAATAATTAAATCAAAACTTTAAAAAACAAAATCATGAAATTACCAATTTTAAAATACATAGCAATCGCAACTTTTGCATTTTTCGTAATCAGTTGCAACAATAATGACGATAATATGTCTGAAATGGACAATCAATTTGCAGGAGTTTATGTGCAAAAAGATCAAATGGGAAGACCAGCAGTCAATACGGTTTTTGTGTCATCAGCAAGTAAAAATACTTTTAACACAACTGTGCCTTCTCAACAAGGAGCTGCATTCCAATCTATGTTTCAAACAAATTTAATGGGATTGAGTCCGGCTTTTGCAAATGCAGGTGACAAAAATGCCTTAGGATTGGATGCAGCATCTTTTACAGGATTGTTAGCTACAGATGTATTAAACGTTTCTTTAGATGGAACAACAACATTTTTTGACGGAACAAATGTATTAACAGGAAGAGCTTTGGCAGATGACGTAATTACTGTTGAATTATTGTTGATTTTTGGAGGAGAAGATTTTTCTGAAAACCCAACTTTGTCAAATGATAATGTTGATGCAAATGACAAACCATTTTTAACATCTTTCCCTTATTTGGCTAGTCCTTGGTAAAAAATAATTTTCACCCCTAAATTTTAAAACCCCTAGTTCCCCCTAAAAGTACAAAACCCCTTATAAACTGGCGTATAGACCCCTACATGTACGCCAGTTATTTTAAAAACAATAACCCAAAACCAACCCAACTCATGAAAACAATCTCATATATCATAGTACTATTTTTGATAATAGTGAGCTGTTCAAAACAAACAAAACAGCAAATTACCAATCCAAAAGACTATGCTAATTATTTAAAAGTTACTGAAAATGTTTCGCTAAAAAATGCCCAAGAAGAATTAGAATTTTGGTCAGCAAAACTTTCAACAACTCCCAATCAATATCCTTATTTACAAAAAATTGCAGCTGCAAACACTCAGTTGTTTTCCATCACAGGAAATATTGAGTATTTAAAAGAAGCTGAAAATAATCTTTTACAAGCAAACGAAAAAACCAATTATGACAATGCTGGTTATTTGCGCAGTTTGGCAAGAAATTATGTTTCACAACACCGTTTCAAAGAGGCGTTAAGCTTATTATTGAAAGCAGAACAAAATGGTGAAAATCGTCAATTGACAGAATTTCAACTGATTGATGTGTATTTAGAATTGGGAAACATCAAAAAAGCAGAAGAATATTTATCCAACGTAAAAGACTTTAATAGTTTCGAATATTTAATCCGAATTTCAAAATTTAGTGATGCCATTGGAAACTTAGACAGTGCCATCAATTATTTAGAAAAAGCCTTGAAAAAGATTGAAAACTCTAACAAATCTGACTTGTTAGAATGGACATACACTAATTTGGGCGATTATTATGGTCATGCTGGTAGATTGCAAGATTCATATCAGTCGTATTTAAAAGCCTTAGCAATAAATCCAACCAATAGTTATGCAAAAAAAGGAATCGCTTGGATTATTTTTTCACATGAAAAAAATCCGGCAAAATCCTTGGATATTTTAGCAGCTATAGAACAAGAAACCATGGCACCTGATCTTCATTTACTAAAAGCGGAAATCGCAGAATATTCGGGGAATTTTGCAGAAAAAGAACAACAAATCAAACAGTATTTTACAGCAGTAAATAATGAAAAATACGGTGCCATGTATGCAAAATACAATGTTGTATTATTAGCAGATGATAAAACTAAGGTAAAAGAAGCTATAGAAATTGCAAAAAAAGAAGTATTAGAGCGTCCAACAGCACAATCTTATGACTTACTGGCATGGGCTTATTTTAAAAATGGTGATGTTAAAAAAGCGTTAAGTATCACAGAAAAACAGGTTATTCCCCATACTTTTGAACCAGAATTATTATTTCATGCAGTACAAATTTTAAAAGCAAACAACAAAAATAAAGAAGCTGATTTATTAGTAGCTGATTTAAAAGAAAGTA encodes:
- a CDS encoding tRNA-(ms[2]io[6]A)-hydroxylase, translated to MLGLQFETTTSWADIAKDNLEQILTDHAFLEQKAASNAVSIIINYSEETELVKEMSNIAIEEMQHFKMVHLLMVKRGMVLGREQKNDYAVQLQKFFPKTKDRTDALIQRLLVAALIEARSCERFKVFSENMEDDELKKFYKNLMISEANHYTTFLQFAREYQDREIVDKKWHALLKYEAEMMKVRGTTAKIHG
- a CDS encoding cation:proton antiporter produces the protein MLELAGIIILGILAQWVAWKFKIPAILPLILIGLLVGPIAAAYITEDGSKWIEPIWNGEKGLFPGDYLYNFVSLAISIILFEGGLTLKRDEIKNVGPVISKLITLGAAITFFGAGIVAHKIFNLSWELSFLFSGLIIVTGPTVITPILRNIPLKKDISTVLKWEGILIDPIGALVAVLVFEFITVGGESGFTKTAFIEFGKILLFGTTFGFTFAHALAYVINKKMIPHYLLNVASLSTVLLVFVESELFAHESGLLAVVVMGMVLGNGKLKNIKELLYFKESLSVLLISILFILLAANMNIEELMLLYSWKTLALFAIVVFVIRPLAVFASTINSKLKFNEKIFISWVGPRGIVAAGIASLFGSKLLKQGVEGAEYITPLVFMIVLGTVLLNATTARFFARIVGVFLKKSDGILIVGASNPARLIASYLRDKGKRIVIIDANKQFIEQALEDNLEALNVNIYDDELTDNIELNDVGYLIALTANDTVNKQALENFSEIFGEHGSFKIASSTEINEASAEEKLHFFTPKDDYINLSEAYRENPVIHQVKIADEKQYKEVLNMLYNEEKSIPLFIEKGTGLYLITEYERDQMPKKELILSYLGKKIV
- the dnaX gene encoding DNA polymerase III subunit gamma/tau, which encodes MEPFIVSARKYRPQNFEDVVGQQAITNTLENAIKSNHLAQALLFTGPRGVGKTSCARILAKKINLQGTSISEDEDFAFNIFELDAASNNSVDDIRSLTDQVRIPPQTGKYKVYIIDEVHMLSQSAFNAFLKTLEEPPAHAIFILATTEKHKIIPTILSRCQIFDFKRISVLDAKNYLKTICENEGITADDDALHIIAQKADGAMRDALSIFDRVVSFSGKNLTREAVAENLNVLDYDTYFSMTDLLLANNIPEVLNAFNIILSKGFEGHHFINGLASHFRDLLVAKDKITIDLLEVGDTAKQKYLAQATKASISFLMEAIDKANNCDLNYKTSKNQRLLVELTLMQIASITFDGEKKKPANFIIPATFFQALMPAKKEVVRETPKKPLESPVIVEKTITETVVETKKPLLEKFQKRESSLSLKSVFQPKEVEKSVVEENYDDYPKTVFTLKQLELYWKEYAMLLEKKGEQSMAAILNLGKPTLGENFQISCTVSNSLMQDQFLKGRPNLLHFLREKLNNYGIDITVILDETISKKFAYTPQEKFNKMKEKNPLIEKLRETFELDL
- the msrA gene encoding peptide-methionine (S)-S-oxide reductase MsrA; the protein is MKILFTTTVFLLMSCLGVAKNEQNRSKEMYKPSQETKVAYFASGCFWCVEAIFESVKGVEEAVSGYAGGHTKNPTYESTGRGDTGHAETVAVYYNPKLVSFETLVKVYYGSHDPTTVNGQHPDYGSQYRSIAFYTNEQEKAIINNMIATLNKEVYNGKVATEVQKFNKFYKAEEYHQDFEKRNPNQPYVKAVSIPRLNRFKKKFPELLKEKEKF
- a CDS encoding OmpH family outer membrane protein: MKSKLVLLGALLMASVAFAQTKLGTIDNEYIINLMPEAKIVVKMAQEYGQKLDSSFSIKMQEYQAKVDDYKKNEKEYGELMKKTLITEIQTMEQDIQKYQENGSKLMQLKQNELMRPLYKKLNDAIDLVAKENGYTQILTVQGNQFAYMDEKFDITKLVMKKLGLKEPEVKE
- the miaA gene encoding tRNA (adenosine(37)-N6)-dimethylallyltransferase MiaA produces the protein MNSQQTKTLITIVGPTAIGKTALSIELANHFNCDIISCDSRQFYKEMTIGTAVPEPEELTAATHHFIQNISIFEDYNVGQFERDSLKTLEFLFSKNPIQIMVGGSGLYVNAVLNGLDDFPEVDASIREKLKQELQEKGIAYLQSQLKTLDIESFETIAIDNPHRIMRALEICLGTQKPYSSFKNKQKQARDFNTILIGLTAERSEIYSRINQRVDHMMQKGLLEEAKKLYPYKNLNALQTVGYRELFDYFDGKITLDFAIEEIKKNTRRFAKRQLTWFRKDDRILWFDYKTNSQLIIKAISERLATF
- a CDS encoding ion transporter; its protein translation is MKETEPKKDWKTRLHGIIYEAETKEGKLFDVILLIFILASVLLVMLESVKSINEKYYTILNISEWIITILFTIEYILRVISIKKPLSYIFSFYGIIDLLSTIPKYLSFIIVGSHNLIALRALRLLRVFRILKLTRYVGASNRLIIALKASKTKIAVFLFFVIILCTILGTIMYIIEGQENGFTNIPKSIYWAIVTLTTVGFGDITPQTPFGQFIASIIMILGYAIIAIPTGIVSSEMTKNNQEIENNTEVCPNCAIEHHKENAKHCYNCGSKLHS
- a CDS encoding DUF4331 family protein is translated as MKKTKILAVTIFTAIIGLVAIAADHIDAPATQGTSADITDFYAFQGEDTNNLVFVANIQGLLSPTATASASFDENVMIEFNIDTNDDKIEDLVIQAIPRDGKMYFFGPSAPASPGLNSFVNVMATKSEVAITPYGSNAIIANQNGMKFFAGPRDDPFFMDFAQYGAILAGNATGFNNPGADTFAGSNVLSIVVEVPKSSIGGSGSINTWVEAKTKQ
- a CDS encoding DUF4331 family protein produces the protein MKLPILKYIAIATFAFFVISCNNNDDNMSEMDNQFAGVYVQKDQMGRPAVNTVFVSSASKNTFNTTVPSQQGAAFQSMFQTNLMGLSPAFANAGDKNALGLDAASFTGLLATDVLNVSLDGTTTFFDGTNVLTGRALADDVITVELLLIFGGEDFSENPTLSNDNVDANDKPFLTSFPYLASPW
- a CDS encoding tetratricopeptide repeat protein; translated protein: MKTISYIIVLFLIIVSCSKQTKQQITNPKDYANYLKVTENVSLKNAQEELEFWSAKLSTTPNQYPYLQKIAAANTQLFSITGNIEYLKEAENNLLQANEKTNYDNAGYLRSLARNYVSQHRFKEALSLLLKAEQNGENRQLTEFQLIDVYLELGNIKKAEEYLSNVKDFNSFEYLIRISKFSDAIGNLDSAINYLEKALKKIENSNKSDLLEWTYTNLGDYYGHAGRLQDSYQSYLKALAINPTNSYAKKGIAWIIFSHEKNPAKSLDILAAIEQETMAPDLHLLKAEIAEYSGNFAEKEQQIKQYFTAVNNEKYGAMYAKYNVVLLADDKTKVKEAIEIAKKEVLERPTAQSYDLLAWAYFKNGDVKKALSITEKQVIPHTFEPELLFHAVQILKANNKNKEADLLVADLKESSFELGPNTAKILTKL